The proteins below come from a single Aegilops tauschii subsp. strangulata cultivar AL8/78 chromosome 6, Aet v6.0, whole genome shotgun sequence genomic window:
- the LOC109739844 gene encoding protoheme IX farnesyltransferase, mitochondrial, whose amino-acid sequence MWRGGATAASAARALRSRMLGDPIHQPSTAILPIPSARAACSASSAASTAPIVAEAAAASVAVSSGARSASDVLRHYGSCYWELSKARLSALVVATSGAGYVLGSGSIVDIAGLCYTCTGTMMVAASANTLNQVFEIKNDAKMKRTMRRPLPSGRISPVHAAMWATTVGTAGTALLACKANDLAAGLAASNLILYAFVYTPLKQIHPVNTWVGAVVGAIPPLLGWAAAASELSLNSMILPAALYFWQLPHFMALAYLCRADYLAGGYRMLSFADPTGKRTAWVSLRNCLYMLPLGLFAYNWGLTSEWFSFEASLLTTGLAMGALSFVLAPSQKSARRMFHGSLLYLPALMAGLILHRLPNEQKEHNNIHQTSEIAGVLRGAELWDEEERARQQREDPKHSRRAQSRPPVAYASVAPFPFLPVPVYVSPEAHEF is encoded by the exons ATGTGGAGAGGCggcgccaccgccgcctccgccgcgaGGGCTCTCCGCTCGCGCATGCTCGGAGATCCCATCCACCAACCCTCTACGGCTATTCTCCCCATCCCTTCGGCGCGCGCGGCCTGCTCGGCATCCTCTGCCGCCTCCACTGCGCCCATCGTCGCTGAAGCGGCGGCCGCCTCGGTAGCTGTTTCGTCGGGTGCCAGATCCGCCTCCGACGTGCTGCGGCACTACGGGTCGTGCTACTGGGAGCTCTCCAAAGCCCGCCTCAG TGCACTTGTTGTGGCAACATCGGGGGCTGGATATGTGCTCGGTAGTGGCAGCATTGTAGACATTGCTGGACTTTGCTACACATGCACTGGTACCATGATGGTTGCAGCATCTGCCAACACTCTCAACCAG GTGTTTGAAATAAAGAATGATGCTAAAATGAAAAGGACAATGCGACGGCCCCTACCATCAGGGCGTATTAGTCCTGTGCATGCTGCCATGTGGGCTACAACTGTTGGAACTGCAGGAACAGCATTATTGGCTTGCAAG GCTAATGACTTAGCTGCTGGGCTTGCAGCATCCAATCTCATTCTGTATGCATTTGTATACACTCCACTGAAGCAAATACACCCTGTCAATACATGGGTGGGAGCAGTTGTTGGCGCCATTCCGCCACTTCTAGG GTGGGCGGCAGCAGCATCTGAACTGTCACTCAACTCTATGATTCTGCCGGCTGCTTTGTACTTTTGGCAGTTACCACATTTCATGGCCCTTGCGTACTTATGCCGCGCTGACTACCTTGCTGGAGG GTACCGAATGCTCTCCTTTGCTGATCCTACTGGCAAGAGAACTGCATGGGTTTCACTCAGAAATTGTCTCTACATGCTGCCGTTGGGGTTGTTTGCATATAACT GGGGTCTAACATCTGAATGGTTCAGTTTCGAAGCATCGCTTCTAACGACGGGCCTCGCCATGGGAGCCTTATCATTTGTACTGGCTCCTAGTCAGAAGAGTGCAAGAAGAATGTTCCATGGCAGCCTTTTGTATCTTCCTGCTCTAATGGCTGGACTTATACTACATCGGCTGCCTAACGAACAGAAGGAGCATAACAACATCCATCAGACTAGCGAGATCGCCGGGGTTCTCCGTGGCGCCGAGCTGTGGGACGAAGAAGAAAGAGCTAGACAGCAACGGGAAGACCCGAAACATTCTCGTCGCGCTCAATCACGCCCTCCAGTTGCATATGCTTCTGTGGCCCCATTCCCCTTCTTGCCTGTACCTGTGTACGTCTCTCCAGAAGCTCATGAGTTTTGA